One segment of Nocardioides sp. QY071 DNA contains the following:
- the yidD gene encoding membrane protein insertion efficiency factor YidD, with translation MKWLLIGLVRGYQLVVSPFLGPTCRYYPSCSAYAVQALQVHGALRGTWLAVRRLLRCHPWSPGGVDHVPPRRGHDHGPDETLSPTRAERDSELRPATAGRHPFQQGA, from the coding sequence ACCAGCTCGTCGTCAGTCCGTTCCTGGGCCCGACCTGCCGCTACTACCCGTCGTGCTCGGCGTACGCCGTCCAGGCGCTCCAGGTGCACGGGGCGTTGCGTGGCACGTGGCTGGCGGTGCGGCGGCTGCTGCGCTGTCACCCCTGGTCCCCCGGCGGCGTCGACCACGTCCCGCCGCGACGCGGTCACGATCACGGGCCGGACGAGACCCTCTCCCCCACGCGCGCTGAGCGCGACTCCGAACTCCGCCCGGCGACCGCCGGGCGTCACCCCTTCCAGCAAGGAGCCTGA